In a genomic window of Streptomyces sp. cg36:
- a CDS encoding SAM-dependent methyltransferase, protein MKREDLRVPDAQADLYLVGLGIGGFDRRSVEVDNLLKSAQKVLHLTAFDADLRRLSAGDVVDLEQVYGTGSDPRQAYQEMATQALLAGVDARGKGYACFLTYGHPLFLVDSGWWIEQAAAEYGITVKAIPATSFLDSLLIDLGARFDRAVQSYEANVFFRYQIQPDIRFPVVLSQFGSFGVGRLRQRDNLYGRLAPLTRRLRDLYPTDRPVAAVLSAWRADMAPQIAHTTVGEIDTLASSSHSGMSLYIGGSEEWTRSRRNSILYPRPA, encoded by the coding sequence ATGAAGCGTGAAGACCTGCGCGTCCCCGATGCTCAGGCCGACCTTTATCTGGTCGGTCTGGGCATCGGGGGATTTGATCGCAGGAGTGTAGAAGTTGACAACCTGCTGAAGAGCGCGCAGAAAGTGCTGCACCTGACGGCATTTGACGCTGATCTTCGGCGCCTCTCCGCGGGGGACGTCGTCGATCTTGAGCAGGTCTACGGAACGGGCTCTGATCCACGGCAGGCATACCAAGAGATGGCCACGCAGGCACTTCTCGCCGGGGTGGACGCTCGGGGTAAGGGGTATGCGTGTTTTCTCACCTACGGTCACCCGCTGTTCCTTGTCGACTCCGGATGGTGGATTGAACAAGCAGCAGCTGAGTACGGCATCACGGTCAAGGCAATCCCAGCCACCTCTTTCCTGGATTCACTGCTGATCGACCTGGGAGCCAGGTTTGACCGTGCGGTGCAGTCCTACGAGGCAAATGTCTTCTTTAGGTATCAGATCCAACCAGACATCAGGTTCCCTGTCGTGCTGTCTCAGTTCGGGTCCTTTGGCGTGGGCCGACTGAGGCAGCGGGACAACCTCTACGGTCGGCTCGCCCCGCTCACCCGACGTCTCCGTGACCTCTATCCCACGGACCGGCCCGTGGCCGCAGTTTTGTCGGCCTGGCGAGCGGACATGGCGCCCCAGATCGCACATACGACCGTGGGTGAGATCGACACCCTCGCCTCCAGTAGCCACAGCGGTATGAGCCTCTATATCGGAGGGAGTGAAGAGTGGACACGTTCCCGACGGAACTCGATACTCTATCCTCGACCCGCCTGA
- a CDS encoding ABC transporter ATP-binding protein: MLTLERIAKTYPKSTTPALQDVSFSLDAGEVVALIGHNGAGKSTLFDIVAGLKRPDQGAVRLSVPRHDFGWCPQREIIDWSLTVRQNVELGLALRKGSRRNVRQEVVEICEVVALQKKLDNQAETLSGGELRRCQIARAIAGRPRLMLLDEPTTGLDPDAIARVFTYLRESALNSGAALVSTHETSRFADHCTRVIALHGGRVVADAPTAAFLEPVPGSTDLWDGYQLLTADLDGS, translated from the coding sequence ATGCTGACCCTGGAACGTATCGCCAAAACCTACCCTAAGAGCACCACCCCGGCCCTGCAAGACGTGTCATTCTCTCTCGATGCAGGGGAGGTGGTCGCCCTGATCGGGCACAATGGGGCAGGCAAATCCACTCTGTTCGACATCGTCGCCGGGCTGAAGCGTCCCGACCAGGGTGCCGTACGACTTTCGGTACCCCGGCACGATTTCGGCTGGTGCCCGCAGCGCGAAATCATCGACTGGTCTCTGACGGTGCGCCAGAACGTGGAATTGGGCCTGGCGCTCCGCAAGGGTTCTCGGCGCAATGTCCGGCAAGAAGTGGTCGAAATCTGTGAAGTGGTCGCGCTGCAGAAAAAGTTGGACAACCAGGCAGAGACCCTGTCCGGAGGCGAGCTGAGGCGCTGCCAGATAGCCCGAGCCATAGCCGGTCGTCCTCGCCTCATGCTCCTGGACGAACCGACCACCGGGCTGGACCCCGACGCCATCGCTCGTGTCTTCACCTACTTGCGCGAGAGCGCGCTGAACTCTGGTGCGGCGCTGGTCAGTACGCATGAGACGTCGCGGTTCGCCGACCACTGCACACGTGTCATTGCCCTGCACGGTGGTCGTGTAGTTGCCGACGCACCCACCGCCGCTTTCCTGGAACCCGTCCCGGGATCCACCGACCTTTGGGACGGATATCAACTCCTGACGGCAGACCTGGACGGCTCATGA
- a CDS encoding ABC transporter permease, with protein sequence MTSTRVSLDRVLVAARFHTASMWNWRQVYYGRIIEPVTYFVFLAVGIGGALASADGRHPEDYLSFVIPGMIAMLAFRSSTAAMSDVANDRKWGVFAFYRMYGGGVAGYLASILIVLTGMFLVQLALILVIAVPLGGLVGTSGGRLASALATGVLASVGWTAVGAAVATRVHSYATRNLIVSVITLPVILAAPLFYPLKSAPEYLKIIARVDPLTYQVDWLRDVWSGSLDGLLWSAIWALLTSAGALSLLRRADPLTSER encoded by the coding sequence ATGACTTCCACTCGCGTCAGTCTTGACCGGGTACTCGTCGCTGCACGTTTCCATACGGCCTCCATGTGGAACTGGCGGCAGGTCTACTATGGACGCATCATCGAGCCCGTCACCTACTTCGTGTTCCTCGCTGTCGGCATTGGCGGGGCACTCGCATCGGCCGACGGTCGACACCCTGAGGACTACCTGTCCTTCGTGATCCCCGGGATGATCGCCATGCTCGCCTTCCGGTCGTCGACTGCGGCCATGTCAGACGTCGCCAACGATCGCAAGTGGGGTGTCTTCGCCTTCTACCGCATGTATGGCGGTGGCGTGGCTGGCTATCTGGCCAGCATCCTTATTGTCCTGACCGGCATGTTCCTCGTTCAACTTGCTCTCATCCTCGTGATTGCCGTGCCACTCGGTGGTCTTGTCGGCACGTCCGGTGGACGGCTGGCCAGCGCCCTAGCAACGGGCGTGCTGGCAAGCGTTGGCTGGACAGCAGTCGGCGCGGCGGTCGCCACGCGAGTGCATTCGTACGCGACGCGTAACCTCATCGTGTCCGTCATCACGCTTCCAGTGATTCTCGCGGCGCCACTCTTCTATCCGTTGAAGTCGGCCCCCGAATACTTGAAGATCATCGCCCGTGTCGACCCTCTCACTTACCAGGTCGACTGGCTGCGCGATGTGTGGTCCGGCTCGCTCGATGGGCTCCTCTGGTCGGCGATCTGGGCGCTCCTGACGTCCGCAGGCGCTCTCTCTCTGCTCCGTCGCGCGGATCCCCTGACGTCAGAGCGATAA
- a CDS encoding transposase family protein: MAHLSSLVAELARPWVAGVEGRRYQARGGERKRALGAGARYRLVFVDRLVATLIHLRHDLPHSVLALLYGVDRSTVTRAVGEVRRLLAERGFAVPERPGVRLRTLEDVFAYAQAEDVRLRLDATEVQVRRPAAGRSGRRAFVSGKKKQNTMKATVIADHHGRTLWADTLRPGRMHDTTAARAAGISGCFDHFGLVQVLLDDGYLGLGRDHPGQALTPPRKLRPGAIAPFVEHRERQRHDHSSQRITVEHALADYKRWKQLIRWTHPRDRLPDTYRAIAGLVSDRTATT, encoded by the coding sequence ATGGCGCATCTGTCGTCGCTGGTGGCGGAGTTGGCCAGGCCGTGGGTGGCTGGGGTGGAGGGTCGCCGGTATCAGGCGAGGGGCGGGGAGAGGAAGCGGGCTCTGGGGGCTGGTGCCCGCTACCGGCTGGTTTTCGTGGACCGTCTGGTGGCCACGCTGATCCACTTGCGTCACGATCTGCCGCATTCTGTTCTGGCCCTGCTGTACGGTGTGGACCGATCCACCGTCACCCGTGCGGTCGGTGAGGTACGCCGGCTGCTGGCAGAACGGGGCTTCGCGGTCCCTGAGCGGCCTGGCGTGCGGCTTCGCACGCTGGAGGACGTCTTCGCCTACGCCCAGGCCGAAGACGTCCGGCTGCGGCTGGATGCCACCGAGGTCCAGGTCCGCCGCCCCGCCGCGGGCCGCAGCGGCCGGCGTGCATTTGTGTCGGGCAAGAAGAAGCAGAACACGATGAAAGCTACCGTCATCGCCGACCACCACGGCCGCACACTGTGGGCCGACACACTCAGGCCAGGGCGGATGCATGACACGACCGCCGCCCGCGCGGCAGGTATCAGCGGGTGCTTCGACCACTTCGGGCTGGTCCAGGTCCTCCTTGATGACGGCTACCTCGGCCTGGGCCGTGACCACCCCGGCCAGGCCCTCACCCCGCCGCGCAAACTACGACCGGGAGCCATAGCGCCCTTCGTCGAACACCGAGAACGCCAGCGACATGACCACTCCTCACAGCGGATCACCGTCGAACACGCCCTCGCCGACTACAAACGCTGGAAACAACTCATCCGCTGGACCCACCCCCGCGACCGCCTCCCCGACACCTACCGAGCCATCGCCGGCCTCGTCTCCGACCGCACCGCCACAACCTGA
- a CDS encoding type II toxin-antitoxin system RelE/ParE family toxin — protein MTYEVIWEPEALAQAARFAKDDPDGVRQVFTAVDHLAEEPRPKGAFGSADVLRIHVGAYRVMYEISDQQVRVSVIHLGRLR, from the coding sequence GTGACCTACGAGGTCATCTGGGAACCCGAGGCGCTCGCCCAGGCCGCACGCTTCGCCAAGGACGACCCCGACGGGGTGCGCCAGGTGTTCACCGCCGTCGACCACCTCGCCGAGGAACCACGGCCCAAAGGCGCGTTCGGCAGTGCCGACGTGCTGCGCATCCATGTCGGGGCCTACCGCGTGATGTACGAGATCAGCGACCAGCAGGTCCGCGTCAGCGTCATCCACCTCGGCCGCCTGCGCTGA
- a CDS encoding type II toxin-antitoxin system Phd/YefM family antitoxin, producing the protein MTESTYSIVEARARLGAIAREVSATREPVAITDHGQTVAILVSPADALELQELRALAAYRARQARGENAGVPHDEAYRRVFGGAEA; encoded by the coding sequence ATGACGGAGAGCACGTACTCGATCGTGGAAGCCCGCGCCCGCCTGGGCGCCATCGCACGCGAGGTCAGCGCCACCCGCGAACCGGTCGCCATCACCGACCACGGGCAGACCGTCGCGATACTGGTCAGCCCCGCCGACGCCCTGGAACTGCAGGAACTGCGTGCGCTGGCCGCCTACCGGGCGCGCCAGGCGAGGGGCGAGAACGCCGGCGTCCCGCACGACGAGGCGTACCGGCGTGTGTTCGGCGGAGCTGAGGCGTGA
- a CDS encoding sigma-70 family RNA polymerase sigma factor — translation MSESSSPEPSERAMTELINAMPLPFRAFHTDYHRPYYEYARIQLGNERDASELVHGTFLYLAINWQHCTEQPDFHSYSWALHKERVATELMMQGRPAAGPQTMVFERAIKAATHVVIENFRAQFHAQLDELEHTIGLYAAMARLPERQFDVMVLNYALGFTTKRTAQTMGITPETVRTLRCSAKRRLAAELGFDMKDDDDQ, via the coding sequence GTGAGTGAGAGCTCGTCACCGGAGCCGAGCGAGCGGGCGATGACGGAACTGATCAACGCCATGCCGCTGCCTTTTCGCGCCTTCCACACCGACTACCACCGCCCCTACTACGAATACGCCCGCATCCAGCTCGGCAACGAACGCGACGCGAGTGAACTCGTCCACGGCACCTTCCTCTACCTGGCGATCAACTGGCAGCACTGCACAGAGCAGCCCGACTTCCACTCCTACTCCTGGGCACTGCACAAGGAACGCGTCGCCACCGAGCTGATGATGCAGGGACGGCCGGCCGCGGGCCCCCAGACGATGGTGTTCGAACGAGCCATCAAGGCAGCCACTCATGTCGTCATAGAGAACTTCCGTGCCCAATTCCACGCTCAACTCGACGAACTCGAGCACACCATCGGTCTCTATGCGGCTATGGCCCGCCTGCCCGAGCGCCAGTTTGATGTGATGGTCCTCAACTACGCACTCGGCTTCACCACCAAGCGCACCGCGCAGACCATGGGCATCACTCCCGAGACAGTGCGCACCCTGCGCTGCAGTGCCAAGCGGCGGCTCGCGGCGGAACTCGGCTTCGACATGAAAGACGACGATGACCAGTGA
- a CDS encoding RNA polymerase sigma factor: MSEGDDWLSEQAVSGELAGVLPVDYVAFHAHHHRTYLRYVHLQLGSDAEAIEVVEDVFTFLLKVWDHALREPSTEAFAWAALREAVERRRAVLDRPVAMVETAWFAALRRTSRTRLELLESKLGLYAAIAQLPERHYDVVLLVFLEGCSTETAARMMGISPATVRSHIRGARRKLSHTLGVDWAPGEESDQ; the protein is encoded by the coding sequence GTGAGCGAGGGCGATGACTGGCTGAGTGAGCAGGCGGTCAGCGGTGAGCTGGCCGGAGTGCTGCCGGTGGACTACGTCGCGTTCCACGCCCACCACCATCGCACCTACCTGCGCTACGTCCATCTGCAGCTGGGCAGTGACGCGGAGGCGATAGAGGTCGTCGAGGACGTGTTCACGTTCTTGCTGAAGGTCTGGGACCACGCCCTGCGCGAGCCCAGCACGGAGGCATTCGCCTGGGCCGCACTGCGCGAGGCGGTCGAGCGCCGACGGGCTGTACTGGACCGGCCGGTGGCGATGGTGGAGACCGCCTGGTTCGCCGCCCTGCGCCGCACCTCGCGCACCCGCCTGGAGCTGCTGGAGTCCAAGCTCGGCCTGTACGCGGCGATCGCGCAGCTTCCGGAGCGGCACTACGACGTGGTGCTCCTGGTCTTCCTGGAGGGCTGCTCGACCGAGACCGCCGCGCGGATGATGGGCATCTCGCCCGCAACGGTCCGGTCCCACATCCGCGGGGCGCGCCGGAAGTTGTCTCACACACTCGGGGTGGACTGGGCCCCTGGAGAGGAATCGGACCAGTGA
- a CDS encoding phage/plasmid primase, P4 family, translating to MSSAESHSFDAQAVVQQMLDLGQGQNMASLPAQQSVDAPPVPATTAGLLPDLLSDRGNAKLFATLYAGQFRHVEGLGWYVWDSYRWKRTGGEKAAVWAAGDMAEEMAATDPRGRFTDRDLETHRKRSMSTPGIKAMLTQAKASPLLALDPDVLDGDPYALCTPAGVVDLRTRELRKPDPGMDMHSRATHVAPDPMPTPRWQRFLTDTFGDDPKGQETTAFLHLLLGYSITGDVGAQVLPFLFGTGANGKSVLLDVMMQILGDYAQAAPPGFLMEKGKFAEHSTELTELHGRRIVVCSELRPDDRFDEARVKLLTGGDRIMARRMRQDYFSFTPTHKLWLLGNHRPEVGTGGHAFWRRIRLIPFERVVAADRKIDNLARQLVQDEGPGILHWLTEGAQRYLTTRDPLTGPATVRVATEAYATTEDHIGRFLTERCTRVPTLADAGAGDLRVEQGLLYSAYGAWCSVGEGIRPATARAFATRVRSELGLASPAEMMKSSGKKYYPGLGLLPEDTDTDPRTAAGSGHG from the coding sequence ATGAGCAGCGCCGAGAGCCACAGCTTCGACGCCCAGGCCGTCGTTCAGCAGATGCTCGACCTCGGCCAAGGCCAGAACATGGCCAGCCTGCCCGCCCAGCAGAGCGTCGATGCGCCGCCCGTGCCGGCAACGACCGCGGGACTACTGCCGGATCTGCTGTCCGACCGCGGCAACGCGAAGCTGTTCGCGACCCTCTACGCCGGGCAGTTCCGGCACGTCGAGGGACTGGGCTGGTATGTGTGGGACTCCTACCGGTGGAAGCGGACCGGCGGAGAGAAAGCCGCCGTGTGGGCGGCCGGGGACATGGCCGAGGAGATGGCCGCCACCGATCCGCGCGGCCGCTTCACCGACCGCGACCTGGAAACCCACCGCAAGCGCTCGATGTCGACACCCGGGATCAAGGCCATGCTCACCCAGGCCAAGGCGTCCCCGCTGCTCGCCCTGGACCCCGACGTCCTGGACGGCGACCCGTATGCGCTGTGCACCCCGGCCGGGGTGGTCGACCTGCGCACCCGCGAGCTGCGCAAACCCGACCCCGGCATGGACATGCACTCCCGCGCCACCCACGTCGCCCCCGACCCCATGCCCACCCCGCGCTGGCAGCGCTTCCTCACCGACACCTTCGGCGACGACCCCAAGGGCCAGGAGACGACAGCATTCCTGCACCTGCTGCTGGGCTACTCCATCACCGGCGACGTCGGCGCCCAGGTCCTGCCGTTCCTCTTCGGCACCGGTGCCAACGGCAAATCCGTCCTCCTGGACGTGATGATGCAGATCCTGGGCGACTACGCCCAAGCCGCCCCTCCCGGCTTCCTCATGGAGAAGGGCAAGTTCGCCGAACACTCCACCGAACTCACCGAACTCCATGGCCGGCGCATCGTCGTGTGCTCCGAACTCAGGCCCGACGACCGGTTCGACGAGGCCCGCGTCAAACTCCTGACCGGCGGCGACCGCATCATGGCCCGCCGCATGCGCCAGGACTACTTCTCCTTCACACCGACCCACAAGCTGTGGCTGCTGGGCAACCACCGCCCCGAAGTCGGCACCGGCGGCCACGCCTTCTGGCGCCGCATCCGCCTGATCCCCTTCGAACGCGTGGTGGCCGCCGACCGCAAGATCGACAATCTGGCCCGTCAGCTCGTCCAGGACGAAGGCCCCGGCATCCTGCACTGGCTCACCGAGGGCGCCCAGCGCTACCTCACCACCCGCGACCCCCTCACCGGCCCTGCCACCGTCCGCGTCGCCACCGAGGCATACGCCACCACCGAGGACCACATCGGCCGCTTCCTGACCGAACGCTGCACCCGCGTCCCCACACTGGCCGACGCAGGCGCAGGTGACCTGCGCGTCGAGCAGGGCCTGCTCTACAGCGCCTACGGCGCCTGGTGCTCGGTCGGCGAGGGCATCCGCCCCGCCACCGCCCGCGCCTTCGCCACCCGCGTCCGCAGCGAACTCGGCCTCGCCTCACCCGCCGAGATGATGAAGTCCAGCGGCAAGAAGTACTACCCCGGCCTTGGCCTCTTGCCCGAGGACACCGACACCGACCCGAGAACGGCCGCCGGGAGCGGACATGGCTAA
- a CDS encoding DUF6009 family protein: protein MSSLLEDSELAHEDNVVWLEDTTRLDYVRQALDKTTRRRGKPRYARDGRMVGYTELAPDAEADPDSGLQLRRVFFLLPHDRDSEPAGLYQQGAPGEAVDPRTIEPGRVGEKTSRSQQGTTAIAATSS, encoded by the coding sequence ATGAGCTCGCTACTGGAAGACAGCGAACTGGCCCACGAGGACAACGTCGTCTGGCTCGAAGACACCACCCGCCTCGACTACGTCCGCCAGGCCCTCGACAAGACCACCCGCCGCCGCGGCAAGCCACGCTACGCCCGTGACGGACGCATGGTCGGTTACACCGAACTCGCCCCCGACGCCGAAGCCGATCCCGACAGCGGCCTCCAGCTCCGCCGGGTCTTCTTCCTGCTCCCGCACGACCGAGACAGCGAACCGGCCGGCCTTTACCAGCAAGGCGCCCCTGGTGAAGCGGTTGACCCCCGCACTATCGAACCTGGCCGCGTCGGCGAGAAAACCTCCCGCTCTCAGCAGGGCACCACGGCAATAGCGGCAACCAGCTCCTGA
- a CDS encoding LysR family transcriptional regulator, whose protein sequence is MRVEQLEYLAAVTRLGSFRRAAEELHLSQPALSETLRNLERELGVDLLERTRLGAKISSGGRELLPHIAEVLDAVSRLRQAADEQQNVSRVLRLGTVHAATATLLAPAIREFRTAHPSTQVEVVAARQDGIQRQLSDGRFDLGLVSYLLDDEPPPGLHTIELLRGRPVVCIRPDSPLASLETVTVTDLLAQPLIAMRSGYVMHRYVHRLLSGRTPSHSYSADGTEMGKLMVAEGLGAAVLPDYSVHGDPLERCGTITSRPLADDITELRVMIQQRHAHAVPRAARDLHAILVRRASVPRTR, encoded by the coding sequence ATGCGTGTAGAACAATTGGAATACCTGGCTGCAGTGACACGGCTGGGGTCATTCCGTCGCGCCGCGGAGGAACTGCACCTGTCCCAGCCAGCATTGAGCGAGACACTCCGCAATCTGGAACGTGAACTGGGCGTGGACCTCCTGGAACGCACGCGGCTCGGGGCAAAGATCAGCAGTGGAGGACGCGAGCTGCTGCCGCACATCGCCGAGGTGCTGGACGCGGTCAGCCGACTGCGCCAGGCAGCCGACGAGCAGCAGAACGTCAGCCGCGTGCTCAGGCTGGGGACAGTCCACGCAGCCACGGCTACACTCCTGGCGCCGGCCATCCGTGAGTTCCGCACGGCACATCCATCCACCCAGGTGGAAGTCGTCGCGGCCCGCCAGGACGGCATCCAACGCCAGCTGTCTGATGGACGGTTCGACCTCGGGCTGGTCAGCTATCTGCTCGACGACGAGCCTCCACCTGGTCTGCACACCATCGAGCTCTTGCGCGGCCGGCCGGTCGTCTGCATCCGTCCGGACAGCCCCCTGGCGTCGCTCGAGACCGTCACCGTCACCGATCTGCTGGCCCAGCCGCTGATCGCGATGCGATCGGGCTACGTCATGCACCGCTACGTCCACCGGCTTCTCAGCGGCCGTACGCCCTCCCATTCCTACTCGGCTGACGGCACCGAGATGGGCAAGCTCATGGTCGCGGAGGGGCTCGGCGCCGCCGTGTTGCCCGATTACAGCGTCCACGGCGATCCGCTGGAGCGCTGTGGCACCATCACCTCCCGTCCACTGGCAGATGACATCACCGAGCTCCGCGTCATGATCCAGCAACGGCACGCCCACGCGGTTCCCAGGGCGGCCCGGGACCTGCACGCCATACTCGTGCGCCGGGCCTCGGTACCGCGCACCAGATGA
- a CDS encoding IS5 family transposase (programmed frameshift), producing MVERLVPDGLWELFQRVVPEAPTRPQGGGRRRYGDREVLASIIFVATTGCTWSQVPPVFGPSGATAHRRFMEWSRLRVWAKLHRLVLDELGACGELDWSRCAIDSVNMRALKKGDLTGPNPVDRGKYGSKIHLITDRTGLPLSIGVSGANLHDSQALEPLVRGIPPIRSRRGPRRRRPAKLHADKAYDNRHLRQWLRSRHITPRIARKGIESSERLGRHRWTIERTMSWLAGCRRLHRRYERKAIHFLAFTSIACTLICYRRLTK from the exons ATGGTTGAGCGGTTGGTGCCGGACGGGTTGTGGGAGTTGTTCCAGCGGGTGGTGCCGGAGGCGCCGACGCGTCCGCAGGGTGGTGGCCGGCGTCGGTACGGGGACCGTGAGGTGCTGGCGTCGATCATCTTCGTGGCGACGACGGGGTGTACGTGGTCGCAGGTCCCGCCGGTGTTCGGGCCTTCCGGGGCGACGGCCCACCGTCGGTTCATGGAGTGGAGCCGGCTGCGGGTGTGGGCGAAGCTGCACCGCCTGGTGCTCGACGAACTCGGCGCCTGTGGCGAGCTGGACTGGTCGCGGTGTGCGATCGACTCGGTGAACATGCGGGCTTTGAAAA AAGGGGACCTGACGGGCCCGAATCCTGTGGATCGGGGCAAGTACGGCTCGAAGATCCACTTGATCACCGATCGGACGGGCCTGCCCCTTTCCATCGGCGTCTCCGGCGCGAATCTTCACGACAGCCAGGCACTTGAGCCGCTCGTGCGCGGCATACCGCCCATCCGGTCCCGCCGCGGGCCGCGTCGACGCCGTCCCGCCAAGCTCCACGCTGACAAGGCCTACGACAACCGCCACCTGCGGCAATGGCTCCGCTCCCGGCACATCACACCCCGCATCGCCCGCAAAGGCATCGAATCCTCCGAACGACTCGGGCGCCACCGCTGGACCATCGAACGCACGATGTCCTGGCTTGCCGGATGCCGCCGCCTGCACCGCCGCTACGAGCGCAAAGCAATCCACTTCCTCGCTTTCACCAGCATTGCCTGCACACTCATCTGCTACCGCAGACTCACCAAATGA
- a CDS encoding IS701 family transposase, whose product MGGDDVVDVRLWAGELSAVHGRFVHRFNREEPRQSALAYMRGLIAPLERKNGWTLAEEAGHASPDRIHRLLNRIEWDADEVLDDVRDYVVSHLGDRDAVLIIDDTGFLKKGTRSAGVQRQYSGTAGRTENSQIGVFLAYATHRGRTLIDRRLYLPTSWTDDRERCRQAGIDDTVAFETKVAMARAMVRRAIADRIPFGWVTADAAYGYSKGWRFELEQADVFHVMATTRHDTVVTRWSIDHPVHDLFPGLPRQAWKRRSCGQGAHGPRVYDWARVEVRPWHREDRRHWVIARRSVRRPEEISYYIAYCPAETTLDKLISVAGSRWAVEECFQSAKQECGLDDYQVRRYPGWHRHMTLAMAAHAALTVVRARALDTEKAETDPPDSSTSASPRSDA is encoded by the coding sequence ATGGGTGGGGACGACGTTGTTGATGTCAGGTTGTGGGCCGGGGAACTGAGTGCGGTGCACGGGCGGTTCGTGCACCGGTTCAATCGGGAAGAGCCGCGGCAGTCGGCGCTTGCCTATATGCGGGGGCTGATTGCTCCGCTGGAGCGGAAGAACGGCTGGACACTCGCGGAGGAAGCCGGTCACGCGAGTCCTGATCGCATCCATCGACTGCTGAATCGGATTGAATGGGACGCTGACGAGGTCCTGGACGATGTGCGCGACTACGTGGTTTCCCACCTCGGGGACCGGGATGCGGTCCTGATCATCGATGACACCGGCTTCCTCAAGAAGGGCACCCGCTCCGCCGGCGTCCAGCGGCAGTACTCCGGCACCGCCGGACGCACCGAGAACAGCCAGATCGGCGTGTTCCTCGCCTACGCCACCCACCGCGGGCGCACGTTGATCGACCGGCGTCTGTATCTGCCCACGTCATGGACCGACGATCGGGAAAGATGTCGGCAGGCCGGCATCGACGACACTGTCGCCTTCGAGACCAAAGTGGCCATGGCCAGGGCGATGGTCCGCAGGGCGATCGCGGACAGGATCCCGTTCGGATGGGTGACGGCGGATGCCGCCTACGGCTACAGCAAGGGCTGGCGCTTCGAGCTGGAACAGGCCGATGTCTTCCATGTGATGGCCACCACCCGGCACGACACCGTCGTCACCCGCTGGTCCATCGACCACCCCGTCCACGACCTGTTCCCCGGCCTGCCGCGGCAGGCATGGAAACGCCGCTCCTGCGGCCAGGGCGCCCACGGCCCACGGGTCTATGACTGGGCCCGCGTCGAGGTCCGGCCATGGCACCGCGAAGACCGCCGGCACTGGGTGATCGCCCGCCGCAGCGTCCGACGGCCCGAAGAGATCTCCTATTACATCGCCTACTGCCCCGCCGAAACCACGCTCGACAAGCTGATCTCGGTTGCGGGCAGCCGGTGGGCCGTGGAGGAGTGCTTCCAGAGCGCGAAGCAGGAGTGCGGCCTGGACGACTACCAGGTCCGCCGCTACCCCGGCTGGCACCGCCACATGACCCTGGCCATGGCCGCCCACGCCGCCCTGACCGTCGTGCGCGCCCGCGCACTCGACACGGAGAAAGCAGAAACGGATCCTCCGGACTCATCCACCTCAGCCTCGCCGAGATCAGACGCCTGA
- a CDS encoding ribonuclease domain-containing protein, whose protein sequence is MTNTARRVLASLALAGALLAFSGTVHADTAANGGANQPRSGDSLRSVRVAIPERAFRTLSLIDAGEWPPNDASGTKGGATLPNRNGALPRTHGDGSPIHYRQWDVNRKEPGQARDSERIVTGDDGSAWYSADLFRTFQRMR, encoded by the coding sequence ATGACCAACACTGCCAGGCGTGTACTCGCCTCCCTTGCTCTTGCCGGGGCGCTTCTCGCCTTCTCCGGAACGGTCCATGCTGACACCGCCGCCAACGGGGGTGCCAATCAGCCGCGGTCGGGCGACTCCTTGCGTTCCGTGCGCGTGGCCATTCCGGAGCGTGCGTTTCGCACGTTGAGTCTGATCGACGCCGGCGAGTGGCCGCCGAACGATGCTTCAGGTACCAAGGGGGGTGCCACCTTGCCGAATCGCAACGGAGCATTGCCCCGCACCCATGGTGATGGCAGCCCGATTCACTACCGGCAGTGGGACGTCAACCGCAAGGAGCCCGGCCAGGCCCGGGATTCGGAGCGCATCGTCACCGGCGACGACGGCAGCGCCTGGTACAGCGCTGACCTGTTCCGTACATTCCAGCGCATGCGCTGA
- a CDS encoding hydrophobic protein: MVPLLLVLLLALLLFGAGFALKALWWIAVIVIVVWLLGFIARPKGGSARWYRW; encoded by the coding sequence ATGGTTCCCCTGCTTCTCGTTCTTCTGCTGGCACTGCTCCTCTTCGGTGCGGGATTCGCACTCAAGGCGCTGTGGTGGATCGCCGTCATCGTGATCGTTGTCTGGCTGCTCGGGTTCATCGCCCGTCCCAAGGGCGGAAGTGCACGCTGGTATCGCTGGTAG